Part of the Candidatus Eisenbacteria bacterium genome is shown below.
CGGGAAAGACGGATAAACCGGATATCCCATATTCCATTCAACTCTTCACGAAAGATCCTATCTGGGATTATGATTCGGAGGTCTTGAATGTCCAACCCTAGAGCAACCGCCGGTATCCTCAGCTTAGCCGCCTACATTCCCAGGGCGTTTCACGACGCCGAATACATCGCATCCCAGTGCGAGACACCAGCCGAGGTCATCCGGACAAAGCTCGGGTGGTACCAGAAAAACATCCCTGGCCCGGGGGATCAAACGGTCGCCATGGGCCTGAAGGCCGCCCGGAAAGCCCTCTATTACTCGGGTTTAGAACCGTCAGACATCGACCTGGTCATCTGGAGCGGGGAAGAGATCAAGGAGTATCGGAACTGGCCGGTAGGGCCGAAAATCCAGAAAGAACTGGGCCTGAAAAATGCGTGGTCGTTCGACATCCAGCAGCGGTGCGGCACCACCCTGGTTGCCCTCAAACTGGCTCGCGATATGATTCGGGCCGACGACCGCATCAACAATATCGTGGTCGCTTCAGGTTACAGGAACTCAGATCTGATTCACTATCCCAACCCGCGCGTTCGCTGGATGTACTATTTGGCGGCCGGTGGAGCCGCCTGTGTGGTCCAGAGGGATTGCCCTCGCAACGAGATCCTCGAAGGCCACTTCATGACCGACGGCTCCTTCACGTGGGATGTCTACGTGCCCCAGGGGGGATCGGCTGCGCCCATGACTCTCGAGGGTCTTCAAGAAGGAAAACAATACCTGGACGTGATGGATCCCGAGGGAATGAAGGAGCGCCTCGACAAGCTCAGCCTGAGCAACTGGCTTCTCTGCATCGACAAGGCCCTTGAGAAGAGTGGTTATACCCGGGACGATGTCGACTACCTGGCAACCCTGCTCGTAAAGCGAAGTGCCCATGACCATCTGATTGACCTGTTGGGATTGAAACCGGAACAGACCAGGTACTTTGCAGAGTTCGGTCACCAGGGGCAGAATGATCAGATCCTCTCGTTGGAACTCGCGATCGAGGAAGGTCGCATCAAGAACGGGGATCTCGTCGTCATGATCTCCGCCGGCATCGGCTATGCCTGGGATGTGCTGCTGTTGCGCTGGGGGACTCGAATCGAAAAGGAGGAGTAGAAGATG
Proteins encoded:
- a CDS encoding 3-oxoacyl-ACP synthase, translating into MSNPRATAGILSLAAYIPRAFHDAEYIASQCETPAEVIRTKLGWYQKNIPGPGDQTVAMGLKAARKALYYSGLEPSDIDLVIWSGEEIKEYRNWPVGPKIQKELGLKNAWSFDIQQRCGTTLVALKLARDMIRADDRINNIVVASGYRNSDLIHYPNPRVRWMYYLAAGGAACVVQRDCPRNEILEGHFMTDGSFTWDVYVPQGGSAAPMTLEGLQEGKQYLDVMDPEGMKERLDKLSLSNWLLCIDKALEKSGYTRDDVDYLATLLVKRSAHDHLIDLLGLKPEQTRYFAEFGHQGQNDQILSLELAIEEGRIKNGDLVVMISAGIGYAWDVLLLRWGTRIEKEE